ACCATATAGCACCACAGAGTGCACAACAACCATATAGCACCACAGAGTGCGCAACAACCATATAGCACCACAGAGTGCGCAACAACCATATAGCACCACAGAGTGCGCAACAACCATATAGCACCACAGAGTGCGCAACAACGACATAGCACCACAGAGTGCGCAACAATGACATAGCACCACAGAGTGCGCAACAACGACATAGCACCACAGAGTGCGCAACAACGACATAGCACCACAGAGTGCGCAATAACGACATAGCACCACAGAGTGCGCAACAACGACATAGCACCACAGAGTGCGTAACAACGACATAGCACCACAGAGTGCGTAACAATGACATAGTACAAAGTACAGGAAAATGCAAGTTAAACTAAGTAAGTACAAACTTATGTAACACACAGGTACACAGACACTGATCTCAGAAAGAACATTTTATGGCGGAACTCTACGATGGAACGGCAGGTGCAGAGCACGCACCGCCGGTCAGAACGGCCGTATCGGCGCAACGACCagttaattaagttatttagataagtttttgcatgaaattagttgaaagtaaaattgtaatcatcaattgattgttagaaattaataaaacgcatgtaaacaatataattaatagatttttgtaaaCACAACCCCACTCCAGAGTTTGGTATAAATACAAGTGACAATTATGGCATCGGGCTTTCCAACTCTAGCAGTCGAATGAAGCAGAGCtcctatttatttgaataaaaagtgTTATACCTGAagttatagtttaaatttattattaaaatggaaaatGAGAATAACAATGTACAAAATGACGTCAGCATTGCTGACGTCATCGTTTTTAAAAACAACTGGGCGTCAGACCCTCCGTCATATATATTCTGAGATATAGATAAAACAACGTGTAAATACGAACACGTCTACAGGGTGTTGCTAAAACTgtctttaatatttcaaaaaatttaattagaatCATTTACCTCAGCTCTATAGTCATGTCTGAGTTCTGTGATAGTGGCGGTGTGCTCCTCCCTTAGAGCATCAGCAGTGGCGCGGTTCTCTTCTATGATGCGCGCGCGTTCGTTGTTGAGAGTGGCTTGTAGCTGCTCGCGGAGTTCTTGGAGGGCGCGCTCGTTTTCTGTTCAAACACACAAATATGATTTTAAGCGCCTCGGTTATTTGtatgacaaaaattataacggTGACTGGACTAAAGGCCCAAAAATGATGTAGGCGAGAGACCAAATATATCGTTAAGTTCATACCTTTTTTTTTAGTAGAGATTAAAACGTATTagtaacacaataaaaaaaaatttactgtcTATACTATCCCACAGCTGATCTGGAACCTTTGAGTTATTAAACTCAAACTCTTTTAATATGGCTTTACTGAATCTgctgataagtggagtggggtccaatagtatgtcgaatgacaagagatgattacccctcggcagtcgacacaattatgccggactgttgGCACCGGATATACAAAAGATGACCCccaacgcaacacacttacgtgagccactatgacgggttttaacaccttatgcactgtggtcgctatccgggcagacataaaatatatcctgccaccagtaGAAAAAttccataaacatttttatactgcACACTCACCAATTTCAAGCCGTTCTTTCTGCTCATACAGCCTCGCTTTATATTCGTCCAGCAGTCTCGCCATGTTGTCAGCGTGTTGCTTCTCTGCCAGCTCCGTCTCGCGCCCGTACCGTTCCTCAAACTCTAACTTCGCGTTATGAAGAGCTTGTTGGTGATTCCTCTCACATGTCGATAGTTCCTGTAAAATTATCAGaagttatattgaaaatatgatttattattttgcaggaaaaaaatgacaaatatcTGCCGGCGGACAACCGTTAATCTATTCATCGTCCATCATACTGCCGTAGTAAGTACAAAAGCATGTAATGTATGTCagggaaatattattttgagataatcgaagttttgtaaatatagttttataattttgtatgtaaaactgagatggAGAAActtttataaggttttttttttaacaagttctaaacaagataccgtcatttaagtaagttcattcaaatcaagatttttttgttgagATACCGCTCTTGAGCTTAGCACGACAGTATAATTGTTGATGAACACATTACATTAAGTCTCGATTTATTTTACCTGCCACAAAACTTACCTCTTCCATCTCCCTCTGATGTCTCTCGCTTTGCTCATTCAATCTCAATTTCTTCTCCATCAAAAACTTTTCCTCGGCTTCCCTCAACTCCTCTTGCAATTCCGCTCTCATTTTCCTCTCGCGTACCATCCATTCCGCTCTTATATTCTCTAATTCCTTCTGCAACGATAGTTCTAATCTTCTCCTCTCGTCCGATTTATGTCTTTCTATAAAATCTCTTGTTCCCATATCAGGTATTAGAGGAGACTTTATAGGCTTTGGGGGAGTCTCTTCTTGTGTCTCGAACTGATAGACGACGACTACGTTGTCGGAATTCGATTTACCTTGAGACAACATCACTCCGTCGAGTCTCGGACTCGACAATCCTTTCCCGAGACTCGACGCTGAATCTGAAGATTTTAATTGTGGGGCTATAACGGCTTTGTTCATCGGTTTAAACGTCGACAACGGACTCCAAGGTTTCCCGTAATCTAGTCTTGGGGATCTCAGTTCGGAACCTAGACTAGGTGTTGGCGATATTTTTAACTGTGACGATTTTATTTCGATGCTCGATTTCGAGTTTCTCGATATGTCATTTATCGAGTTTTTCTTTGAATCTTCCGAGTCTGATAGCTGCGACAGCAAGCTCTTTGGCAGAAAATCTATATTAGGAACTTTGATTTGAGGTACTGGTACATTTTCTGGTATCTTTGGCGATTTATCTGTGTTACTTGTTTTTGAAGTTTTGTCACTATCTTCTATATCTTTGGCATCATTTTCCTTTGCATCGTTCGACTGTTTGTCTTTATGTGTTTCAGAGTCGTCTAGATCATTCAAGTCTAAGTTAGCGAACTCTCTATCTGGAGAATCTATCGATGTTTCGGATTCTATACTTTCCATTAGGTTTATCGATATTTTACTCTTCTGTGGTATCATTGGCGACCTGTAATAATCAAACAAACTTCCAACAAATACTCAGTATACTATTAACTTTTTAGTACCTaacgtagatttttttttaaatatgaaggTTAATACTAAAATTACAGTACGATTAACAGctactttattttttagtatctTTACGGTTCCAGTCAACCACAAATTGCCTCACCTAGGCCTAGACTCCTTATCGGAAACCACCGGCTCTTCCAGGTGCACCGACGCGGTCTCTATGTCTCCTGGACGGACCAAGTCCGATATCTTCTGGAAATTCTTTTGGAACAGGTCTGGTTTGATGTAGTCGCCCGCGGGCGGACGCAACACGCGGCGGCGAGGCGACGTGCCACGATCGCGGCTGTCGCTTTCTGTTTGATCAAAGGGATTATTTGAGTTTAGGCTGATGTGTTGCGAGGCATAAGGTAACAATGAATGTATTGTgatcagtcctggatttgtaaataggccgtataggccgcggcctatgggcggcagattGCAGAGAACGCTTACTCGATTTTAGATTTTTcgaactttagtgccttccataatacaaataaatggaaaattattaagtactagcttccacccgcagcttcgcccgcgtggatttcgggtttcaaaaatggagaaggtgctcaatttgtcgggatgtttttttaatttatggtggtatgcaggtggtccgattgtccggtcaggttctgatgatgggatcctggtgaaatcgaaggaacttttaaccattaaggttgcacacgaaatgacggaagcttaaaaaatggagtaacttctcccgttttcccaacattttacatcactgctacgctcctattaattgtagcgcgatgaaaagtatactataaccagctcaggagtatgaaaaataattgtaccaagttaagttgaaatccgtcgagtagtttttgtttctataacggttatacagacagacagacaaaaattttactaattgcatttttggcatcagtatcgatcccctaatcacccccagttattttggaaatatatttcatgtacagaattgacctctctacagtttattataagtatagatatgcaaaagtagctcaaaaattgtccataacgaaaacatgcattttaaagtaaaacaaaagaaataatatcgtgaagccaaccaaataactaatgatatattaaattttgtgactgttcaatttagtcgggtccgcgatatcacttttgttgagtttcagaacgcgacattacattattatattctgtgctccaacgcacactgctttgatgttaggaacacacctacattgcttagacaacagtgaactttatacaatagcaataaagctcaaattgactctacgtattagttagaaaacgtttgtatgggaaatagaaaaatgctgttttgaggattttcccggcaattattcgaatttttctcaccttttaaaccttccctagacctccacgaataattcaagatcaagataagataaatccgttcagccgttctcgagttttagcgagactaacgaacagcaattcatttttatatatatagattttagaaacctacatgcATACacacataaacctacctacgtggggcggcggaaataaagtggcctacactcataaaaaatataaatccggcactgattATGAGTATGACATATTAGTTCACATACGTAAACAAAAAGAGGAAGACAAAAATGCAACTATAATACCCGCAATTCTGcgaaatattacttatatgagTCACCGgtgatacataatatttatattacaaaaaactcACCAACAGAATCCCTGTCGGAGACGGACAAGCTCTTCGCATCTCTGGGACTGTCAGACGGTCTCGGCGGCAACGGTGGACGGGTTACCAACGGTGACAGGACTATCGGATGAGTCACCGGTGGCGATGACGTACGAGTCACCGGTGATAGCACTGTGTGAGTCACCGGTGACTGCATCGGCTGGGCCACCGGCGACTGGACCATCGGTGATGGTATGGTTACTGGTGATGGTACCGTTGGCACGGGGGCAGCGCTGATGATTGAACTCTGACCATCGTTCTGCTCAGAGGAGCTGTTTGATCCTGGACTGACTGTTGGTTCCGGTAGGTTTTCTAATTTGAACCTGAAATTGATATGTTTTTAGCAGGTAGGTACGCAAGGTTTTTGATTCTAACTTTAAGTTGACTTCGCGATTACAGAgccttttttatctttatttatggaGCTTGGTCGTGTGAGTGAAacgttatgtttatttataatggcaATTATGCCGACTAGCTTGATCGTACTCTAGCTGATATCACAATCTGTATGTTCACAATGAGCCATCACGTCAGATTTCAATATGCTTATAGTGGAAGCTATCCAGTCGTGAACAAAATATATCCGACACCTTACTATCACAAACTTAACATGAATCTGTTACCTGACACTCTTCTTGTCCTCTTCAAAGCTAGAAGCCTGCCTCTGCTTGCTCATTGCCAAGCTCTCCGTCTTTTTGTACAAGAGATCAGACAACTTCTCCCTCAGTATACCTTTGGGTGGGTCACTTTTGGTCACGGAATCCAATGGCAGCGACTTATCAGTGTCAGGACTAGGCAGGTCTGATTTCGACAGTTTTAAGAACATGTTTCCTTTACCTAAGGAttatataaagagaaaaaaaaatattctaatttttttattttaaatagattagaACATATTCTCATTGAGTAAAATATAGGGTCTTGTCCACATCTTTAAGATCTAATCTCGCCTACATGTGAATGCAGTTGAGTACCAGATTAGTTTTATATGGTCCAAGGCTCGCGTTGGAAAATGGTGGTGGGAAATAATACAACACTCATAGCAAGCCCAAGGTACTTTGGCCATCAATAGGGTATACGCTAGTCTTAAAATGAGAAGAAAAAATGTAACTGTCCATACTAAAAAGACCATGAAACGAGGTACATATACTGGCACAAAACTTATATTGAAAAGTCTTACCCATTAAAGGGAATCCCCTCTCAGCCTTAGCAGAAGCAAACAGCGGCTTATAGTTCTCTTCTTCAGGACTCGTCACATTGATCTTCAAGTCTATAATCTCTGATTGCTGTTTGAACAGCATCTTGGGTCTTTCAAACGAAGGTCTGTTCAGAAGGTCTCTGTCTGAGGTATTCCGAACTAGAGGTTTAGAGAAGGCGCCGTCCACACTCCTTCGAAGTGGGGAGATTTTCAAGTCGCCTAACTTTTTGTCTAGCCTCGTTAGAGGAGATAGGGGAGGTCGACCTGAAAGTAGTAGactagataataaaatataggttaaATGATCAATAAACAGTATAAAGGAGCATGACCCATGTACCCACTAgatttaattagatttaaaaaatatttttatagcataggcagtttttcgtaaaattaatataatgtttattttcaggGCTAATAAGATCAATTTTCTGTGTATTCACACAGTTTTTCGAAAGAGTTAAGTCcattaaataattgttgaatAAATTGGTTAGGTCATTATTTCTCGTACGGcctttagtaataaaaatttattcttGCATTAGCCAttaaaaaagcattaaaaataacGTCAAGGGGAAAACAATTTAGAACACACATTTCATTATAAAGCATTGTaagtttttcatttaattatgaGCGTCAACCTTGCTTCCACAATTTTTACTGccaatattatatcttttagtcCTGAATTTGAATTCAATACTTTGAAAGCGGTGAAAATAacgtaaaaactaaaaatgtagGAATCCATTCGGAAGATACGGCCTAAGCTACCGAGCGTCCTGGACGAAAAATGTAGAAGAATTTACAGCCAGAACTAGTTATAAACACCAATTACATCACATTCGTAAAAGTGGATGCATTGAGCTTGATATAATGGCCCCGGGAGACATATAAGCCCCTATCTTCTTAAAGCCGGTACTGTAAGAATATTAATCGCACCTTTAGAACTATAGACCGAACTCAAAAGAAACGATTTGTGGGAaacgaataaaatacatttgaaaacaatatagaaggcaGTGAATTGAGCGGTCGTCGATAGTGAGAATCTCTGTTTatgttctataattttgtcttttctcgtcatagggttatagagcatgctttgaaattttgaatgccatgcattttttaacaaaatcagtaaatatatacattttgagTTGGTCACTTTAATTCTAAGGGTGCGATTGTTTGTGTACAGAAACCCCATTTTTACCTATAGGAGTGAGACGTCGGGAGGCCGTGAGCGTGTTATCCCTGGTCTCCGCGGGATGGTTCTCGCTGTCCGTGCTGAACTCCTCATCGCTCTCCACCTTCGTCTCCACGCGTTCCAGGTTCTTCGTGTTCTCTTCAGACGTGAGCAACTCCTGTGGGAATATCAAGTTTGGATAATTCATATAGAACACcagctaataaataaaatattacttggcAGTATTCGGCATTTCACATATAAGACAGTTAATgcttttgtttactatttatttgggagcttgACTTCTATATTTGGTTATATTATAATCGACGATTGGCGATTACGTAGACATCTTGAAACAGGACCTATCTAATGTCagacatttattattttggtgGCATAACATTTCAAGTAAACCAGTATACCTaggaagttttctataagaattttgagggcatgtgaagtctgccactccgcactaggccagcgtggattggcctaatacctctcagaagtagagaaAGCCCGAGCCCAGCAATGGAACAGCATAATATAAGACAGggctaatatttaatattttaaataacagtaTCCCTCATATACAGCTGTCCTTGCTTATTAGTAGTTAGCGGTAGAAATACACAGCGTTTGTACCCACTAAAGAAAACTCTCCTGTAAGAGAGACCTAGAGCTTGATACCGTCAATTACGCTACCACTATcgtcatcagccacatgaaatTTACTACTGAACAAAGACCTTCTCTACAGAtatccagacggacctgtcaaaaaTTTGTCTATACATAATCATAACATATGATTTTAAATGCTTGCTCTACAGTCTACTGGGATTTTCAAagtttgaaaattcttttgtaGTTACTGAAAGACCATTACATATTTCTCTTTGATGCATTATATCGTCATCCCtttcgtttttatttctaactattgtagctattgctcgcggcttcgcctgcgtgaaggagatttccgggacaaaagtctcgctatatattttctcgggatagaaaaatagcttatattcctacccagggtcttaaactatctccataccaagttTCAAAAAAATACGTTCAGTAGATTGTGAGAAAATTGATGAtatatagacagacagaaaagagaactttggtttataatatgtgtatatattaataaaataaataatatcagccctatatataCTTTATCTACTGCTGaccatgggcctcctctactactgagagggattaggccttagtccaccacgctggcctagtgcggattggtagaattcacacaccctcgaaattcctatagagaacttcttagatgtgcaggtttcctcacgatgttttccttcaccgttaaagctaacgataaattcacaaagagtacacacatgattttagaaaagtcagaggtgtgtgcccttgggatttgaacccgcggacattcgtctcggcagtccgttccacacccaactaggctatcgccgctgtttaTATATGtgtacatattaaaatcaaataaaatttcatcaaactACCTAGTTTACAGGTgttattgaaatacatttattaatattgttcacTATGCTTTACCATTGCGTCAGCGTACATGTTTATTTACCATCCGTATAcccatttaaaaatcataaaaaacataactcaaatgattaatatttttaaccatcTAACCACACGATACGTATTCTCATAATAGTAGCCACAAACATGACACGATTTTACAGTCATGTTCCATTTAATGTGAAAACAGGGCATACTAAGGCACGACTGTTTGCATAAAGCCCAGGGGCTATTTTACTTGTATGACATCAGCTTTAGTACGAAGAATACCTCTATGTcccactaatattataaactagcttttggtcGCAACTCCGGCCACTAGTGACGTTTCCCGAAAAAGATTCACTGTGCAGTGTACACTTTGCCACGAAAATGCAGCCTTTATGTGAATCTACTACGTCTATCTGTATATCTAATTCCATCCAAATATGTATTAGATATTTCGAAATCACATTAACACTATTACTATACTTATATTGATTTTACGAGTCGCAAAAAGAATGGGTAtaccaatggcgaagggtccatacaactgattcctatcggcttcccttttctttacgtttgtcttagatTTTGTATTCTGTTTAATTGGCTGCGAAATGTTAACCAAGGCATTTGTTCTTCCCTCGGGTTACCaattggaaaatttcacccttcgctactggcGTATACTGTatagaaacttaaaaaaaaaaagttattaagtaTATGTTAATTCTAGTCTTCcgtattttcaaatattcaataGTTGAAGTTGCTATGGTCACGTTGTTAACACCCGTATTGGACTGAACTTCGACGAATATGACCCTTAACGACTAACGTATGTACAGCCGCAAGCACCCATGAGTGCACGGCGCTACGTGACCCCGCTCAATTAGGCTATCATTTGCCTgctagttaattaattatttcgtttGTTTAACAATTACCCGACAAGATATAAAAGAGTACCCCTTGCGTCCAGGCTTGGGCGTAATTACTCAAATCTGCTTAAagcggcaaacaacttgagcataAGTGTAGCTATACTAAATTGTTCATTATTACAACAGCATTATGGGGTCGCAAAGAGAAGCAATCGCGCAGGGCTTCCCGCTTTGAAGGGTCTCACGCTTGCAAGGAGCATTGAAATCAGATAAAGCGACCTCGCAGAAATTTACCACTCAGAGCCATGCATTAGTTAAGGCTACTGCTTCACTGCTTACCACCTTATTGTTATTTAACTCATTACTACGTTGTTATGATTTGAGTATAAGAATAAtagagtattttaataaaattatttatgtgtattaataagtttttgtatatccggtaccaacaggccagcataattgtttcgactgccgataggtaatcatctctcgtcagtctccGAAGAGGATAGATGTCAGGCTGCTTATGACTATATCACAGACAAAATAAATGACGATTTCTATACTTAACTTTCATTTACTCTGGCCAGCAATTACTTAACGTTATCGCTAAATCGCAAGACTGGTGACCCTAGAATATCGGTACAGTCGTCCCTGAGGCCGTAATGATAACTCCAATACCAAAAAGCTCTTCCAAGTGCCAAAAAATAAGTTCTACtgtacataattaaaacaagCATTCGGACAGTATACTGTCCGATtgcttgttttaattatttctgcTACTAGCAAGGATGTGTAAGCACAGTAATAGTCAAATTACAAAGCATATTAAGTACTCTACAGAAATCTTAcacacttttataaaaaaagatatatcaTTCTACCCCAAAATCCTAAATAATTGTCCAAAGCATCACTTACTTGAACAGAAGTGCAACTGTCATCTAGCATGGATGCATCCTGTGTCTTCTTGACCAGACTTTAAAAAAACCCACATTACACTACCGAAGAGGTGTACCATAATCCTTTATAATCTCACCTGAACAGAAGCACAGGTGTCATCCAGCATGGAGGCATCCCGGGCCTTCTTCACCAGATCTCTGTAGACATTGTCCAGTGGATGTTCCCATTGGGTGTTCTTTGTTTCTTCATTATAGTAGTAATGGGTTTGGAGCTTTTCATCATAGCTGGTTGGACAATTTAATGATttagtagtaaaaataaatgagaaGTCTACATTTAGATATTGAATTGGGTATGTTGAAATATGGACATGACCAGCCTTACGATTTATCaacattaatgtaaaaaatatacccTTGCCTAAGTAGACGGTAAAAGTATACTATACAgaatatcaaaataatcatttgttttttatatctatcaaactttatttttattctggcaaatttttttttcctaagtTTATAAACATGAACTTGGCAAATAtggtcatttaaaaaatatttctttattttaatcaatactaacttaaaaagaaaaaattataagagtAACAAGGTAAAATTGATGCAaggaatatttattgaatttgagttCTACTTAGCTATAAGTATAGTATTACTTTATACACCTACCATACtaacaattgaaaaaaaaccCATACATTGTATCCTTATGGACTCAAATGAAATGTAAAGTTACTTATAGaaaaatgaataacaaaataaaatttcattaatacaTCTTGCATTAAATCTAGccatttttattaagtatacaattctaacattaattaaatcttACTAAGCCTTCCA
The nucleotide sequence above comes from Manduca sexta isolate Smith_Timp_Sample1 chromosome 11, JHU_Msex_v1.0, whole genome shotgun sequence. Encoded proteins:
- the LOC115452172 gene encoding centrosomal protein of 164 kDa isoform X7; the protein is MSSPSAVVCREVFDENSQPSAEEISEYAQQLGIDPESESHLLPLARDGLMQALPPPWKAYYDEKLQTHYYYNEETKNTQWEHPLDNVYRDLVKKARDASMLDDTCASVQELLTSEENTKNLERVETKVESDEEFSTDSENHPAETRDNTLTASRRLTPIGRPPLSPLTRLDKKLGDLKISPLRRSVDGAFSKPLVRNTSDRDLLNRPSFERPKMLFKQQSEIIDLKINVTSPEEENYKPLFASAKAERGFPLMGKGNMFLKLSKSDLPSPDTDKSLPLDSVTKSDPPKGILREKLSDLLYKKTESLAMSKQRQASSFEEDKKSVRFKLENLPEPTVSPGSNSSSEQNDGQSSIISAAPVPTVPSPVTIPSPMVQSPVAQPMQSPVTHTVLSPVTRTSSPPVTHPIVLSPLVTRPPLPPRPSDSPRDAKSLSVSDRDSVESDSRDRGTSPRRRVLRPPAGDYIKPDLFQKNFQKISDLVRPGDIETASVHLEEPVVSDKESRPRSPMIPQKSKISINLMESIESETSIDSPDREFANLDLNDLDDSETHKDKQSNDAKENDAKDIEDSDKTSKTSNTDKSPKIPENVPVPQIKVPNIDFLPKSLLSQLSDSEDSKKNSINDISRNSKSSIEIKSSQLKISPTPSLGSELRSPRLDYGKPWSPLSTFKPMNKAVIAPQLKSSDSASSLGKGLSSPRLDGVMLSQGKSNSDNVVVVYQFETQEETPPKPIKSPLIPDMGTRDFIERHKSDERRRLELSLQKELENIRAEWMVRERKMRAELQEELREAEEKFLMEKKLRLNEQSERHQREMEEELSTCERNHQQALHNAKLEFEERYGRETELAEKQHADNMARLLDEYKARLYEQKERLEIENERALQELREQLQATLNNERARIIEENRATADALREEHTATITELRHDYRAEVCRVRAQHLCHLAELRARLAAARALPDRYRRLKEKYATLKRDVQMSIERRNKRREMSMTTGSETEKSNSHKANHHERRKEVQETSTSAVVEPEPTRSRINNNPIPKYNDNETSYSESNAHKSFDNNNQWKPVREHRIPSVETSATSVSKAHRSQRKAAVAFQEPPRRTRERDRDLGATTDYQDSSDATTADERLKESVNGHGRRRCFTRLKSASTSRLNYSPNVAIISISRRGEGWSSPLESLRQQLRKLDDLEDQFPDLACQPAYSLRYPFAELGTVSSADTPELEFVRHRALVEREGMRRARAALKRRRAALRETRASLSPHREPSEASTSSASSVSSGGGGGGGGGGGGGEEAAAGGAVLRSLRALHADVRDIWRALDARRPPPPSPETSSCNAPTTSQTRMTLSAPEPVTQEHSDGGVAERARGLRAWLQTAP
- the LOC115452172 gene encoding centrosomal protein of 164 kDa isoform X2; protein product: MSSPSAVVCREVFDENSQPSAEEISEYAQQLGIDPESESHLLPLARDGLMQALPPPWKAYYDEKLQTHYYYNEETKNTQWEHPLDNVYRDLVKKARDASMLDDTCASVQELLTSEENTKNLERVETKVESDEEFSTDSENHPAETRDNTLTASRRLTPIGRPPLSPLTRLDKKLGDLKISPLRRSVDGAFSKPLVRNTSDRDLLNRPSFERPKMLFKQQSEIIDLKINVTSPEEENYKPLFASAKAERGFPLMGKGNMFLKLSKSDLPSPDTDKSLPLDSVTKSDPPKGILREKLSDLLYKKTESLAMSKQRQASSFEEDKKSVRFKLENLPEPTVSPGSNSSSEQNDGQSSIISAAPVPTVPSPVTIPSPMVQSPVAQPMQSPVTHTVLSPVTRTSSPPVTHPIVLSPLVTRPPLPPRPSDSPRDAKSLSVSDRDSVESDSRDRGTSPRRRVLRPPAGDYIKPDLFQKNFQKISDLVRPGDIETASVHLEEPVVSDKESRPRSPMIPQKSKISINLMESIESETSIDSPDREFANLDLNDLDDSETHKDKQSNDAKENDAKDIEDSDKTSKTSNTDKSPKIPENVPVPQIKVPNIDFLPKSLLSQLSDSEDSKKNSINDISRNSKSSIEIKSSQLKISPTPSLGSELRSPRLDYGKPWSPLSTFKPMNKAVIAPQLKSSDSASSLGKGLSSPRLDGVMLSQGKSNSDNVVVVYQFETQEETPPKPIKSPLIPDMGTRDFIERHKSDERRRLELSLQKELENIRAEWMVRERKMRAELQEELREAEEKFLMEKKLRLNEQSERHQREMEEELSTCERNHQQALHNAKLEFEERYGRETELAEKQHADNMARLLDEYKARLYEQKERLEIENERALQELREQLQATLNNERARIIEENRATADALREEHTATITELRHDYRAEVCRVRAQHLCHLAELRARLAAARALPDRYRRLKEKYATLKRDVQMSIERRNKRREMSMTTGSETEKSNSHKANHHERRKEVQETSTSAVVEPEPTRSRINNNPIPKYNDNETSYSESNAHKSFDNNNQWKPVREHRIPSVETSATSVSKAHRSQRKAAVAFQEPPRRTRERDRDLGATTDYQDSSDATTADERLKESVNGHGRRRCFTRLKSASTSRLNYSPNVAIISISRRGEGWSSPLESLRQQLRKLDDLEDQFPDLACQPAYSLRYPFAELGTVSSADTPELEFVRHRALVEREGMRRARAALKRRRAALRETRASLSPHREPSEEREATELEVALHRARALLGEKEIRLRHIERALRKLTDSHPTPLIQEASTSSASSVSSGGGGGGGGGGGGGEEAAAGGAVLRSLRALHADVRDIWRALDARRPPPPSPETSSCNAPTTSQTRMTLSAPEPVTQEHSDGGVAERARGLRAWLQTAP